One stretch of Anolis carolinensis isolate JA03-04 chromosome 3, rAnoCar3.1.pri, whole genome shotgun sequence DNA includes these proteins:
- the LOC100567580 gene encoding cytochrome c oxidase assembly factor 5 yields MPKYYEEKERDGRACSGVREDLRTCLIESSCVIEEGKSPKQCLKEGHCRGLLVTFFECKRSMLDNRARFRGLKGY; encoded by the exons ATGCCCAAGTACTACGAAGAGAAGGAGCGGGACGGGCGCGCGTGTTCGGGGGTGCGCGAGGACTTGCGCACGTGCCTAATCGAGAGCAGCTGCGTCATCGAG GAAGGGAAAAGCCCAAAACAGTGCTTGAAGGAAGGTCATTGCAGAGGCTTGCTAGTTACATTTTTTGAATGCAAACGATCAATG TTGGACAACAGAGCAAGATTTAGAGGACTGAAAGGATACTGA
- the unc50 gene encoding protein unc-50 homolog, with translation MLPTTSLNSRDHGNESLNSREAARHTAGAKRYKYLRRLFHFRHMDFEFALWQMLYLFTSPQMVYRNFQYRKQTKDQWARDDPAFLVLLSIWLCVSTIGFGFVLGLAFGETIKLLLWVVFIDCVGVGLLIATLMWFISNKYLTKHQSRDYDVEWGYAFDVHLNAFYPLLVILHFIQLFFIHYVIMLDSFIGYFIGNTFWLIAISYYIYVTFLGYSALPFLKNTVVLLYPFALHILLYVVSLAMGWNFTKALCVFYTYRVK, from the exons ATGTTGCCTACCACCTCCCTTAATTCCCGAGATCATGGCAATGAATCTTTAAACTCAAGGGAAGCAGCAAGGCACACAGCCGGGGCAAAGCGCTACAAATACCTGAGAAGACTCTTCCACTTCCGGCATATGGACTTTGAGTTTGCTCTCTGGCAGATGCTCTATCTCTTCACCTCACCTCAGATGGTGTATAGAAACTTTCAgtacaggaaacaaacaaaagacCAGTGGGCAAGAGATGACCCAGCCTTCCTTGTATTGTTAAGTATCTGGCTCTGTG TATCCACTATAGGATTTGGCTTTGTGTTGGGATTGGCCTTTGGGGAAACCATCAAGCTGCTGCTTTGGGTTGTGTTTATAGACTGTGTAGGAGTTGGCCTCCTAATTGCGACTTTAATGTG GTTCATTTCCAACAAGTATTTGACAAAGCATCAGAGTAGAGACTATGATGTAGAGTGGGGATATGCCTTTGATGTTCACTTGAATGCTTTCTATCCACTTCTTGTCATCTTGCATTTCATACAGCTGTTTTTCATTCACT ATGTAATTATGTTGGATTCATTTATTGGCTATTTCATTGGGAATACTTTCTGGCTGATTGCAATTAGTTATTACATCTATGTGACATTTCTAGGGTACAGTG CCTTGCCATTCCTGAAGAACACAGTGGTCCTTCTGTACCCGTTTGCTCTTCACATCCTGCTCTACGTGGTTTCATTGGCCATGGGATGGAACTTTACAAAAGCGCTTTGTGTTTTCTATACATACAGAGTGAAATAA